One Desulfovibrio fairfieldensis genomic window carries:
- a CDS encoding Maf family nucleotide pyrophosphatase has product MFRLAPDVELVLASASPRRRQFLMEWGLPFATARPRGVEPRPEAGENPASYTRRAAQAKARAVESALSPTARARSLILAADTVVAVDDDILGKPRDTPHALDMLTRLAGRGHEVISAVCLLLPRGWPGLPGELFSDVSRVFFHAWPESVLAAYARTHEPDDKAGAYAIQGQGAFLVERVEGSWSTVVGLPVTPLVQILLERGLMSPADANPLPTAFCV; this is encoded by the coding sequence CTGTTCCGCCTTGCGCCGGATGTGGAGCTGGTCCTGGCCTCGGCCTCGCCCCGACGGCGGCAGTTTCTGATGGAATGGGGCCTGCCTTTTGCCACGGCCCGGCCGCGGGGCGTGGAACCGCGCCCCGAAGCCGGAGAAAACCCCGCGTCCTATACCCGCCGTGCCGCGCAGGCCAAAGCCCGGGCCGTGGAAAGCGCCCTTTCCCCGACTGCCCGCGCCCGCAGCCTGATTCTGGCGGCGGACACGGTGGTGGCCGTGGACGACGACATTCTGGGCAAGCCGCGCGATACCCCTCATGCTCTGGACATGCTCACGCGCCTGGCGGGCCGGGGGCATGAGGTCATCAGCGCCGTCTGCCTGCTGCTGCCCCGGGGGTGGCCCGGCCTCCCCGGCGAACTGTTCAGCGACGTGAGCCGGGTTTTCTTCCACGCCTGGCCCGAATCCGTGCTGGCCGCCTACGCCCGCACCCACGAGCCGGACGACAAGGCCGGGGCTTATGCCATTCAAGGGCAAGGGGCCTTTCTGGTGGAGCGGGTGGAAGGCTCGTGGAGCACGGTGGTGGGCCTGCCCGTGACGCCCCTGGTCCAAATCCTGCTGGAACGGGGCCTGATGTCTCCGGCGGACGCCAATCCGCTTCCCACAGCATTTTGCGTTTGA